A single genomic interval of Spirosoma linguale DSM 74 harbors:
- a CDS encoding TonB-dependent receptor plug (PFAM: TonB-dependent receptor plug; TonB-dependent receptor~KEGG: hypothetical protein): MRIRVQALFFSLLFISNLHAQPTQRVTVSGYVRETGSLEALIGVNVYLPGTTTGTTTNTYGFYSLTLPAQDTLRLAYSFVGYETHERAIAFRKNQTVNVLLSPGQALTEVDVKAGRLTEKVSESAQMSTIDVPVSQIKKIPAFLGEKDVLKVLQLMPGVQKGSEGQTGIYVRGGGPDQNLIILDDAVVYNANHLFGFFSVFNGDAIKSVELIKGGFPARYGGRLSSVIDLNMKDGNREKLHGEGGIGLIASRLMLEGPLTKNKKASFLVSGRRTYLDVVAAPLVRQQSGGTLTAGYYFYDLNAKANYDFSPTNKLYLSGYFGRDRFYANDNSLNANTGLSWGNATGTLRWNHLFNQKLFSNLSLIFSDYKFQISSVEKGTQDEQTYSLYYDSGIRDVSLKYDMDYYPTPRHSVRMGIQGTYHRFTPSAVVLQNALINQSVNNVDNINVLESGLYAEDTWRPSSRWRVNGGLRLSYFQQKDAGYFRPEPRLSAAFTLKPDLSVKASYAMMNQYVHLLSNTGIGLPTDLWVPTTDRVKPQQSQQVAAGIAKDFSTGSAFVRGLTLTVEGYYKTMSNIINYKEGASFLLINDPTAANSVRWEDNVTAGRGWSYGAEFLLQKKAGRFSGWAGYTLSWTQWQFAELNSGQPYYPRYDRRHDISLVGIYELNKKITLSAVWVYGTGNALTVPVSRFETYRPSNTLVYGSTPAIIQQFFQNARTNDDYGMQKNSFRAEAYHRFDFGIQFHKKKKHHERTWEFSAYNLYNRRNPFFYRLESVAATATEPARTALFRYSVFPIVPAVSYTIKF, encoded by the coding sequence ATGCGCATTCGAGTACAAGCACTCTTCTTCTCTCTTCTGTTTATCAGTAACTTACATGCCCAGCCAACCCAGCGTGTTACGGTCAGCGGTTACGTACGCGAAACCGGAAGTCTGGAAGCTTTAATTGGAGTAAACGTCTATCTACCCGGAACCACAACCGGTACAACGACCAACACCTACGGTTTTTATTCACTTACTCTGCCCGCTCAGGATACCCTGCGTCTGGCCTATTCTTTCGTTGGATACGAAACCCATGAACGGGCCATTGCTTTTCGCAAAAACCAGACGGTCAATGTACTTCTATCGCCCGGCCAGGCCCTGACGGAGGTCGATGTAAAAGCGGGGCGTCTGACCGAAAAAGTGAGCGAAAGCGCTCAGATGAGTACAATTGATGTGCCCGTAAGCCAGATCAAAAAAATACCGGCCTTTCTGGGCGAGAAAGACGTGCTGAAAGTGCTGCAACTGATGCCCGGTGTGCAAAAGGGCTCGGAAGGGCAGACGGGTATTTACGTGCGCGGGGGCGGCCCAGACCAGAACCTCATTATTCTGGACGATGCCGTCGTATACAACGCCAATCACCTGTTCGGCTTCTTCTCAGTCTTCAACGGCGACGCCATAAAAAGTGTCGAGTTGATAAAAGGTGGGTTCCCGGCGCGATACGGCGGGCGACTTTCATCGGTGATCGACCTGAACATGAAAGACGGTAACCGCGAGAAATTGCATGGCGAAGGCGGCATTGGCCTGATTGCCTCCCGGCTCATGCTCGAAGGACCACTGACGAAAAACAAGAAAGCCTCTTTTCTGGTCTCCGGCCGACGAACCTACCTGGATGTGGTGGCGGCTCCGCTGGTACGGCAGCAATCGGGAGGTACGCTAACGGCTGGTTACTATTTTTACGACCTTAATGCCAAAGCCAATTACGACTTCAGCCCAACCAATAAGCTTTACCTGAGCGGGTACTTTGGCCGGGATAGGTTTTATGCAAACGATAACTCGTTGAACGCCAACACGGGTTTAAGCTGGGGCAATGCTACTGGCACGCTCCGCTGGAATCACCTCTTCAACCAGAAGCTTTTCTCGAACCTGTCCCTGATTTTCAGCGATTACAAGTTTCAGATTTCATCGGTCGAGAAAGGGACGCAGGATGAGCAGACTTATTCGCTTTACTATGATTCAGGCATTCGGGACGTATCGCTAAAGTACGATATGGATTATTACCCCACGCCCCGGCACTCGGTCCGGATGGGCATACAGGGTACCTACCATCGCTTTACGCCCAGCGCCGTTGTCCTGCAAAACGCCCTGATCAATCAGTCTGTCAACAATGTCGATAACATTAATGTGCTTGAATCGGGCCTTTATGCCGAGGATACGTGGCGACCATCGAGCCGGTGGCGCGTGAACGGCGGGCTCCGGCTGAGTTATTTTCAGCAGAAAGACGCAGGCTATTTCCGGCCTGAGCCACGACTATCGGCGGCTTTCACCCTCAAACCCGATTTGTCGGTCAAGGCTTCGTACGCCATGATGAATCAGTATGTACACCTGCTATCGAACACGGGCATCGGCCTGCCAACCGATTTATGGGTACCCACCACAGACCGGGTTAAACCGCAGCAATCGCAGCAGGTGGCAGCTGGTATCGCCAAAGACTTTTCAACCGGAAGTGCGTTCGTCAGGGGCCTTACGCTAACCGTGGAAGGCTATTACAAAACGATGAGTAACATTATCAACTACAAGGAGGGGGCCAGCTTTTTGCTGATCAACGACCCAACGGCGGCCAACAGCGTGCGCTGGGAAGATAATGTAACCGCAGGCCGGGGCTGGTCGTACGGAGCCGAGTTCCTGTTACAGAAAAAAGCCGGACGCTTCTCGGGCTGGGCGGGCTATACCCTTTCCTGGACACAGTGGCAATTTGCCGAACTCAACAGTGGGCAACCCTACTATCCACGCTACGACCGCCGACATGATATTTCGCTGGTGGGTATTTATGAACTGAATAAAAAGATTACCCTATCGGCCGTTTGGGTTTACGGGACAGGTAATGCCCTGACCGTTCCGGTTAGTCGCTTTGAAACCTACCGCCCCAGCAATACACTCGTTTATGGGAGCACGCCCGCTATAATTCAGCAGTTTTTTCAAAATGCCCGGACGAATGACGATTACGGGATGCAAAAGAACAGTTTCCGGGCCGAAGCGTATCATCGCTTTGATTTCGGGATTCAGTTTCACAAGAAGAAAAAGCACCATGAACGAACTTGGGAATTCAGCGCCTACAACCTATACAACCGCCGAAATCCCTTTTTTTACCGGCTCGAATCGGTAGCTGCAACAGCAACGGAGCCTGCCCGAACGGCCTTGTTCCGTTACTCGGTATTTCCAATCGTACCGGCGGTTAGCTATACTATCAAATTCTGA
- a CDS encoding FAD-dependent pyridine nucleotide-disulphide oxidoreductase (PFAM: FAD-dependent pyridine nucleotide-disulphide oxidoreductase~KEGG: nmu:Nmul_A2001 FAD-dependent pyridine nucleotide-disulphide oxidoreductase) gives MLQFDKLSLNIPDTTKPRVVIIGGGFGGMNLAKSLRNTDVQVVLLDKQNYNGFWPLLYQVATAGLEPDAIAEPFRKMFDGFEDFHYRMVRVNKIDPATKTVTTLIGDLHYDYLVIASGTKSNFFGNKDIQKYSFPLKTVPEALNVRSQFLQCFEQASVTTDPAERESLLTFVIAGAGPTGVEMAGSLAEMRKHVLPSDYPGLDFSQMKIYIVEGVGKVLPPMSEEAGKKAQRYLEDLGVIIKLNTLVEGYDGETVTFKGGEQIRTQTLVWGAGVTGALIDGIPAESVERGRILVDPINRVQGLTNVFAIGDIALMKLEDYPKGHPGVAQPAIQQGEHLAKNIRRLLKNEPTEPFKYFDKGSLAIVGRSRAVADLPGNIHLGGFVAWMAWLFVHIWYLVGFRSKLVVFSNWVYRLFTYERGTRIIIRPFIRKDDKVGQEIMAQSE, from the coding sequence ATGCTTCAATTCGATAAACTTTCGCTCAATATACCGGATACAACTAAACCACGAGTCGTCATTATCGGCGGTGGATTTGGTGGTATGAATCTAGCCAAAAGCCTCCGCAATACGGATGTGCAGGTAGTGCTGCTGGATAAGCAGAATTACAATGGTTTCTGGCCGTTACTGTATCAGGTAGCCACCGCCGGTCTGGAGCCTGATGCCATTGCCGAGCCGTTTCGGAAGATGTTCGATGGCTTCGAAGATTTCCATTACCGGATGGTTCGTGTCAACAAAATAGATCCGGCCACCAAAACGGTAACCACGCTGATCGGCGATTTACACTACGATTATCTGGTCATCGCCAGCGGTACAAAGTCTAACTTTTTTGGCAATAAGGACATCCAGAAATATTCATTCCCGCTTAAAACCGTACCGGAAGCCCTCAACGTACGGAGTCAGTTTTTACAGTGCTTCGAGCAGGCCAGCGTTACTACCGATCCCGCCGAACGGGAAAGTCTGCTGACGTTCGTTATCGCCGGGGCCGGTCCAACGGGTGTCGAAATGGCCGGTTCGCTGGCCGAGATGCGCAAACACGTACTGCCCAGCGATTATCCGGGTCTGGATTTCAGCCAGATGAAGATTTATATTGTGGAAGGGGTGGGTAAAGTGCTGCCGCCCATGTCGGAGGAGGCTGGTAAAAAAGCCCAACGCTACCTCGAAGACCTCGGCGTTATTATCAAACTGAACACGCTGGTGGAGGGCTACGATGGCGAAACGGTCACGTTTAAAGGTGGTGAACAGATACGAACCCAAACCTTAGTGTGGGGTGCTGGCGTAACCGGTGCACTGATCGATGGTATTCCGGCCGAATCCGTTGAGCGGGGACGTATCTTAGTCGACCCCATTAACCGGGTGCAGGGCCTGACCAATGTGTTTGCCATCGGTGATATTGCTCTGATGAAACTGGAGGATTACCCGAAAGGGCATCCGGGTGTGGCGCAGCCCGCCATTCAGCAGGGTGAGCATCTGGCCAAAAATATTCGTCGCTTATTAAAGAACGAACCAACCGAGCCGTTCAAGTATTTCGATAAAGGATCGCTGGCCATTGTAGGCCGTAGCCGCGCCGTGGCCGATCTGCCGGGCAATATTCACCTGGGGGGCTTTGTCGCCTGGATGGCCTGGCTGTTCGTCCACATCTGGTATCTGGTTGGCTTCCGCAGCAAGCTGGTCGTGTTTAGCAACTGGGTGTACCGGCTGTTCACCTACGAGCGCGGCACCCGAATTATTATTCGTCCGTTTATACGCAAGGATGATAAAGTAGGGCAGGAGATTATGGCCCAGAGTGAGTAA